The genome window CGCGCGGCGAGTAGACAGACCCAAGGCGACTCCGCCGTCACCTCCGGTATGCGTCAGTTCGTCATCATCGGCCACGACGCCCCCACGACTTCGGCGTTCTCGCTGGACGACATCGCCGGCGGCGCGGGCCGCCTCGACGTGCTCTGTCGATGCGTCAACTCCGCGTTCTTTCTCTCGCACGCGATTCGTGAGGACGTGCGGACCCACCTCGTCCTCGGCGACGAGTACACGGTCCGATTCGAAGGGTCGGAGCTCCGGCGGCTGAACCCCGACGAGCGGAGTACCGCGGCGCTGATTCGGAAGGCGCTCGACGCGCGCGAGGAGGCCATCGGCCACATGCCCGCCGAGAGCAGTCCGGGGGTTTCGCTCTACCGCATGGGGTTCGAGGCGACGCTCGACGCCGTCGCCGCCGAGTCGACGGTGATGCAGCTCCACGAGGACGGTACCCCCGTCGTCGACGTCGACCCCCCCGAAAATCCGGCGTTCGTCCTCTCGGATCACCGCGACTTCTCCGACGAGGAGGCATCGCGTCTCGACGCCGTGGCCGACGAACGCGTGCGTCTCGGCTCCGAGACGCTGCACGCCGACCACGCTATCACCGTCGCGCACAACTACCTCGACACCGACGCCTACACTCGATACTGATGGCTCCGGAACGCGACGATGCCGAAGGACTCGGCTTCGACGCTCGATTCGACGTTCCCCTCCGCGGCGTCGGCGTCGACGCCGACACTCGGTGCGAGCACTACGACACCGAGCGGGACGTGATCGCGATCAAGTTCCCCTGCTGCGGCGTCTATTTCCCGTGTTTCGAGTGCCACGAGGCACTCGCCGACCACGAAGCGCAGCGGTGGCCCGCCGACCGGTTCGACGACCCGGCGGTGTTGTGCGGCGTCTGCGGTGAACGGCTCTCGGTCGCGGCGTACCTCGACTCGGACCACACCTGCCCGTCCTGCGGGGCGGCGTTCAATCCTGGGTGCGCCTCGCATGCGCACCG of Haloprofundus halophilus contains these proteins:
- a CDS encoding CHY zinc finger protein yields the protein MAPERDDAEGLGFDARFDVPLRGVGVDADTRCEHYDTERDVIAIKFPCCGVYFPCFECHEALADHEAQRWPADRFDDPAVLCGVCGERLSVAAYLDSDHTCPSCGAAFNPGCASHAHRYFDTT
- the trmY gene encoding tRNA (pseudouridine(54)-N(1))-methyltransferase TrmY produces the protein MRQFVIIGHDAPTTSAFSLDDIAGGAGRLDVLCRCVNSAFFLSHAIREDVRTHLVLGDEYTVRFEGSELRRLNPDERSTAALIRKALDAREEAIGHMPAESSPGVSLYRMGFEATLDAVAAESTVMQLHEDGTPVVDVDPPENPAFVLSDHRDFSDEEASRLDAVADERVRLGSETLHADHAITVAHNYLDTDAYTRY